The following nucleotide sequence is from Thermostaphylospora chromogena.
CGCCTGGCTGGGCGCGCTGATGGGCCTTTCCGAGCGGGCGGAGACGGGGCGGCTCACCCCGGCCGTCGGGCTTCCCCTTCTGGCCGTCCTCGTGGTCTTCTCGGCGCTGTACGTGCGGATGGTGCTGGCCGCCATCGCCGGTCACATCGCCCGCCGCGAGGTGGTGGTCTCCGGCCTGCTGACACTCGCCCTGCTCGGGGTGTTCGGCAGGGAGAGCTGGGGCTGGGCGATAGTCGGGGTGGTCTGGGCGTCCGCCGCCGTGCTCGGGGTGAGCCGGGCGCGCGCCGCGCTCATCGGCGCGGGGACGGTCGTGGTCTGCGTGCTGCTGGCCACGCCCAAGGCGAACCACCCCGCCCTGTACATCCCCTCCGGGCTCTCGTACACGTTCATGATCGTGGCGGCGATCTGGGCCAACCGGTTCCAGCTGTGGCTGTGGCACGTGGTCAAGGCCGCGGAGGAGGGCCGGGAGGCGCGGGCCAGGCTCGCGGTGACCGAGGAGCGGCTGCGGTTCGCCCGTGACCTGCACGACCTGGTGGGACATCGGCTCTCGGCGATCGCGGTGAAGAGCGAGGTGGCGACCAAACTGGCCGTCG
It contains:
- a CDS encoding sensor histidine kinase, which encodes MSVLSDQERVRRATFWILGGSVLLAWLGALMGLSERAETGRLTPAVGLPLLAVLVVFSALYVRMVLAAIAGHIARREVVVSGLLTLALLGVFGRESWGWAIVGVVWASAAVLGVSRARAALIGAGTVVVCVLLATPKANHPALYIPSGLSYTFMIVAAIWANRFQLWLWHVVKAAEEGREARARLAVTEERLRFARDLHDLVGHRLSAIAVKSEVATKLAVADGARAAEEMAEVRRLARESLREIRTAVRGYRTIDLDAELRSVRAVLEAGGVKCALELPETRLPDEVSTVLAWAVREGTTNVLRHSSASRCDIKVAVKEGSAVLTMRNDGVQEGSAAEGPGSGLAGLAERVASLGGVLRAGPGERGEFLLTVTVPVEGGRA